The Sorangiineae bacterium MSr11954 DNA segment TTCTCCACGGCGTCGGGCGTCTCGATCTTCGCAATGATGGGAGTGGGCTGCCCCCACGCGGTGGCGATGTCGCGAACGAGGCGGAGATCGTCGGCGCGCCGGACGAAGGACAGCGCGATGTAATCGATGCCCTGCGTAAGACCGAATGCGAGATCTTCCTTGTCCTTCTCGGTCAGCGGGCTCACCCGCATGGTGCGGCTCGGCAGGTGCACGCCGACGTGGTTTCGCATGCCGCCGCCTTGATCGACCCGCGCGTGGACCTTGTCCCCCACGATCTTCAGAACGGTGAGCCCGAGGCGGCCGTCGTCGAAGAGGATTTTGTCGCCTTGGCGCACATCGCCGGCCAGCCCCTCGTATTGGATGGGGATGTGGAGGCCATCCTTGCTCTCGTCGCCCTCGAAGAGCACCACCTCGGAGCCGGATGGGAGATCGTACGGGGCGGAGAATTTACCCGTTCGGACCTTGGGCCCGCACAAGTCCTGCAGGATGGCCACGCTCTTCTTCTTTTGCTGGCTCACCTCGCGCAGGCGCGTGATGCGGGCGCCGTGTTCTTCGTGGGAGCCGTGGGAGAAGTTGAAGCGGGCGACGTCCATCCCGGCGTCGACCAGGCTGCTGAGCCCTTCCGTGGAATCGCAAGCGGGTCCCAGTGTGCAGACGAGCTTCGCACGGCGCATGGTCATCGTTCGGAGAGCATGCCACAAAAGAGGGCGGAACAAGCCAGCCGAACACCACGAAAGAACGACGGACCGGCACGGCGATCGGCGCGGTGGGGTGCGAAGTTCGCGTGCGGCCGCCGCGAAATGTGATAACCGTGAGCGCTCTCGTGACAGAAGAGTCATCTGGCACCTCGCCGACACCGAAACGTGATTCCCACGGCCGGGCTCTACTGGGAGGCGTGCCGCTCTCGGAACTGGTGCGTTCGGGAACCCTCCGAACCCCGAGCTACGTCTACGATCTGGACGCCATCGCGGCCGAAGCGCGCGAGCTGCACCAGGGGTTCGGCTCCGAAGCGCACCTCGTGGCCTTTGCCGTCAAGGCAAACTCCGCGGGCCCGGTGGTGCGCACCCTCGCGGCCGAGGGCTGCGGCGCCGACGTGGTGAGCGGCGCGGAGCTCGACGTCGCCATCGCCTGCGGCGTGGCGCCGAGCTCCATCGTCTACAACGGGGTCGCCAAGCGCGACGACGAGATCGACAAGGCCCTCGGCGTCGGCATCCTCGCCATTCAAATCGAGAGCGTGGAGGAGATCGGTCGCGTGGCCGCGCGCGCGCGCGCGCTCGGTCTGGATCGGCGCGCGCAGATCTCGCTGCGGATCAACCCCGCCGTGGACTTCGACGCGCTGGAGACGCACGCCAACATTGCCACCGGCCACGACGAGGCCAAGTTCGGCATCGCGCAGGAGGATCTGCCGCGCGCGCTCGAAATCATCCGGGGCGCGCCCGAGGTTCGGCTGGTGGGGCTGGGGCATCACATCGGCTCCCAGATCCCGACGGTGCAGGCGTACCGCACGGCCGCGCGCACGCTCTTTTCGCTGGCGGCGGCGTTCGCGGGCAACGGCTCCCTTCGCGACAAGCTCCTCTTCCTCGACACGGGCGGCGGCTTCGGCATCGACTACGGCGCCGGCCGTCCGCCGCGCCCGCGCGAGTTCGTGCAGGCCGCGCTGGAAGAGCGCAAGCTCTGCGAGCTCGCCGACATACCGCTCTTGGTGGAGCCGGGGCGCTCGCTGGTGGGGTCGCACGGCATGCTCATTTCGCGCGTGGTGCAGGCCAAGTCGAGCAGCGTGCGCGGGACCACGCGGCGCTGGCTGATGATCGACGCCGGCATGAACGATCTCATCCGCCCTGCCCTCTACCAGGCACGCCACCGGGTCGTTCCGCTCGACACCAACGGCGCCTCCGCCGATTTTACCGCCACCTTGTGGCGCGTGGTCGGGCCGGTGTGCGAGAGCTCGGACGACTTCGGCGTCCATGCCCTTCCCGACACGGCGCCCACCTATGTGGCCTTGCTCGACGCCGGCGCCTACGGCTTCACCATGTCGAATCAGTACAACGGTCGCGCGCTCCCCGACGAAGTGTTCCTTCGCGGAGGGCAGGTCGTGG contains these protein-coding regions:
- the lysA gene encoding diaminopimelate decarboxylase, giving the protein MPLSELVRSGTLRTPSYVYDLDAIAAEARELHQGFGSEAHLVAFAVKANSAGPVVRTLAAEGCGADVVSGAELDVAIACGVAPSSIVYNGVAKRDDEIDKALGVGILAIQIESVEEIGRVAARARALGLDRRAQISLRINPAVDFDALETHANIATGHDEAKFGIAQEDLPRALEIIRGAPEVRLVGLGHHIGSQIPTVQAYRTAARTLFSLAAAFAGNGSLRDKLLFLDTGGGFGIDYGAGRPPRPREFVQAALEERKLCELADIPLLVEPGRSLVGSHGMLISRVVQAKSSSVRGTTRRWLMIDAGMNDLIRPALYQARHRVVPLDTNGASADFTATLWRVVGPVCESSDDFGVHALPDTAPTYVALLDAGAYGFTMSNQYNGRALPDEVFLRGGQVVAVSRAKSQDDWVADRIAIGR